One genomic region from Oncorhynchus keta strain PuntledgeMale-10-30-2019 chromosome 33, Oket_V2, whole genome shotgun sequence encodes:
- the LOC118392340 gene encoding LOW QUALITY PROTEIN: phosphatidylinositol 4,5-bisphosphate 3-kinase catalytic subunit gamma isoform (The sequence of the model RefSeq protein was modified relative to this genomic sequence to represent the inferred CDS: substituted 1 base at 1 genomic stop codon), with translation MEQQLSDEEEPQPVVLRAEIRRRRRKMKAFTSTFSVAMDQIAVEFVLPSTTKSSRSPDTLLLEVAGNWTVEQVKAQVWLRVVATNLCPEFYQKYSPDHCILLYQKKGNWCEIYDKHQVFQTLDCVRYWKALKKDVGKIHLTCRPQPSEESTQYQRYLNYLIGYDVTDVSNVHDDELEFTRRKLLTPRKIELSDRDPKLYSMDPWITSKHLPEYLLTKVTKSHILLVIHRNKASQTIKVSIDDTPVQVLQTFFTKISNKRALLGVPEDVCEADYVLRVCGREEYIYGNHPVRDFHRVRQCLKNGEEIHLVLESAPNPGQDLVQREDWAQVDDCTGVAGTHEQLTIDEKDHERVFTISLWDCHRNFRVKVLGIDIPALPRNPELIVYVEASIFHGQQLLAQERTSSKAFIEEVLWNAWLEFNIRIRDLPKGARLSCIRCGGSPGGGGSGSHDGSKTKSRLLYYVNLLLVDHRSLLRQGEFILHMWKMPEKTEDNSSVNADKLTSATNPDKASSMAVAILLDKYCYPVALPMSREGKAAGGEGREAEGGERGQREMPNHLRKQFEVIVETDPLHPLSQEDKELLWHFREECMRHPRAYPKLLGSVLWGRQEAVLATHRLLERSSVWDRSVVDVGLAMQLLDCHYSDAHVRSMAVRKLETLGDDDVLRYLLQLVQAVKFEPYHDSALARFLLKRALRSKRIGHFLFWFLRSEIAQSMHYQQRYAVLLEAYLRGCGGDMLQDFRRQVEMTEALQKVTREIKAMSAEKYDVSAQVVFQLRQKLENLQTSGLPESFRVPYDPGLQAGALVIEQCKVMASKKRPLWLQFKRADPTTLSSDTIGVIFKDGDDLRQDMLILQILLIMESIWEEESLDLSLLPYGCISTGIKXVWMIEIVKDATTIANIQQSVVGSTGAFKDEILNQWLRDKCVSEEKFQQAVERFVFSCGGYCVATYVLGVGDRHNDNIMITESGNLFHIDFGHILGNYKSFLGISKERVPFVLTPDFLYVMGASGKKSSPHFQRFQDVCVRAYLALRHHTNLLVILFSMMLMTGMPQLTSKEDIEYIREALTVGRPEEEAQRHLLDQIEICRDKGWTVQFNWFLHLVLGIKQGVDKRSA, from the exons ATGGAACAGCAACTGAGCGATGAAGAAGAACCTCAACCTGTAGTCCTTAGAGCAGAGATccggaggaggagaagaaagatgAAAGCCTTCACCTCCACCTTCTCCGTGGCCATGGACCAGATAGCCGTCGAGTTCgtcctcccctccaccactaaGAGTAGCCGCAGCCCGGACACCTTGCTCCTGGAGGTGGCTGGGAACTGGACGGTGGAGCAGGTGAAAGCCCAGGTGTGGCTGAGGGTAGTAGCCACCAACCTGTGTCCCGAGTTCTACCAGAAGTATTCccctgaccactgcatcctgctCTACCAGAAGAAGGGCAACTGGTGTGAGATCTACGATAAGCACCAGGTGTTTCAGACCCTGGACTGCGTCCGCTACTGGAAAG CTCTGAAGAAAGATGTGGGGAAGATCCACCTGACGTGCCGGCCTCAGCCCTCCGAGGAGTCCACACAGTACCAGAGGTACCTCAACTACCTGATTGGCTACGACGTCACCGACGTCAGCAACGTGCACGATGACGAGCTGGAGTTCACCCGGAGGAAGCTCCTCACACCCCGCAAGATCGAGCTGTCCGACCGGGACCCCAAACTATACTCAATGGACCCTTGGATCACATCCAAACACCTCCCGGAGTACCTGCTCACCAAG GTGACCAAGAGTCACATCCTGCTGGTCATTCACAGGAACAAGGCCAGCCAGACCATCAAGGTGTCCATCGATGACACGCCCGTCCAGGTGCTCCAGACCTTCTTTACGAAGATCTCCAATAAGAGGGCTCTGCTGGGAGTTCCTGAGGATGTTTGTGAGGCAGACTACGTCCTGAGAGTGTGTGGCAGGGAAGAGTATATCTATGGGAACCACCCGGTCAGGGACTTCCACCGGGTCCGACAGTGTCTGAAGAACGGAGAGGAGATCCATCTGGTTCTGGAGTCGGCTCCTAATCCGGGTCAAGACCTAGTCCAGAGAGAGGACTGGGCACAGGTGGATGACTGTACTGGAGTGGCAG GCACCCATGAGCAGCTGACGATCGACGAGAAAGACCATGAGCGGGTCTTCACCATCTCTCTGTGGGACTGTCACAGGAACTTCAGGGTTAAAGTCCTGGGCATAGACATCCCGGCTTTGCCGAGGAACCCTGAGCTGATCGTGTATGTGGAGGCCAGTATCTTCCATGGCCAGCAGCTCCTGGCTCAGGAGAGGACCTCCTCCAAGGCTTTCATTGAGGAGGTGCTGTGGAACGCCTGGCTGGAGTTCAATATACGCATCAGAGACCTGCCCAAGGGGGCTCGCCTCAGCTGTATAAGGTGT GGAGGATCCCCAGGTGGAGGTGGCAGTGGCAGCCATGATGGTAGCAAGACTAAGAGTCGTCTGCTGTACTACGTCAACCTGCTGCTGGTGGACCACCGCTCGCTGCTGCGCCAGGGAGAGTTCATCCTCCACATGTGGAAGATGCCTGAGAAGACCGAGGACAACAGCAGTGTCAATGCAGACAAGCTGACCTCAGCCACCAACCCAGACAAGGCCTCCTCCATGGCTGTAGCCATCCTGCTGGACAAGTACTGCTACCCAGTAGCCCTGCCCATGAGCAGGGAGGGCAAGGctgctggaggggaggggagggaggccgagggaggggagaggggtcaAAGGGAGATGCCTAACCACCTGAGGAAGCAGTTTGAGGTAATTGTTGAGACCGATCCACTGCACCCTCTCAGCCAAGAAGACAAAGAGCTGCTGTGGCACTTCAGAGAGGAGTGTATGCGTCACCCCAG GGCATACCCCAAGCTGCTGGGCTCTGTGCTGTGGGGTAGACAGGAGGCTGTCCTGGCCACTCATAGGCTGCTGGAGAGGAGCTCTGTGTGGGACCGTAGTGTGGTGGATGTGGGCCTGGCCATGCAGCTGTTAGACTGCCACTACTCTGATGCTCACGTCCGCTCCATGGCCGTACGCAAGCTGGAGACCCTGGGGGACGACGACGTCCTGAGGTACCTACTGCAGCTGGTCCAG GCTGTGAAGTTTGAGCCGTACCATGACAGTGCCCTGGCCAGGTTCCTGCTGAAGAGAGCTCTCAGGAGTAAGAGGATAGGTCATTTCCTTTTCTGGTTCCTGAGGAGTGAGATCGCCCAGTCCATGCACTACCAGCAGAGGTACGCTGTGCTGCTGGAAGCCTACCTCCGAGGCTGTGGAGGGGACATGCTGCAGGACTTCAGACGCCAG GTGGAGATGACAGAAGCCCTGCAGAAAGTCACCAGGGAGATCAAGGCCATGTCTGCTGAGAAATATGATGTTTCTGCACAAG TTGTGTTCCAGCTGCGTCAGAAGCTGGAGAACCTGCAGACGTCTGGGCTGCCAGAGAGCTTCAGAGTGCCCTATGACCCGGGTCTACAGGCTGGTGCTCTGGTG ATAGAGCAGTGTAAGGTGATGGCCTCTAAGAAGAGACCGCTGTGGCTGCAGTTTAAGAGGGCTGACCCCACCACCCTGTCCAGTGACACCATCGGGGTGATCTTTAAGGACGGGGATGACCTCAGGCAGGACATGCTCATTCTACAG ATTCTGCTGATCATGGAGTCCATATGGGAGGAAGAGTCTTTGGACTTGTCCTTACTGCCCTACGGCTGTATCTCTACTGGTATAAAATAGGTAT ggATGATTGAGATAGTGAAAGATGCCACCACTATTGCCAACATCCAGCAAAGCGTTGTGGGAAGCACAGGAGCATTCAAGGACGAGATCCTCAACCAATGGCTGCGGGACAAGTGTGTGAGCGAGGAAAAG TTCCAGCAGGCGGTGGAGAGGTTTGTGTTCTCCTGTGGAGGGTACTGTGTGGCCACCTACGTGCTGGGGGTAGGAGACAGACACAACGACAACATCATGATCACTGAATCTG GTAACCTGTTCCACATAGACTTTGGCCACATACTGGGGAACTATAAGAGTTTCCTGGGTATCAGTAAGGAGAGGGTTCCCTTCGTCCTCACCCCTGACTTCCTCTATGTCATGGGCGCATCAGGGAAGAAGAGCAGCCCACACTTCCAGAGGTTCCAG GATGTATGTGTGCGGGCCTACCTGGCTCTGAGGCATCACACCAACCTCCTTGTCATCCTGTTCTCCATGATGCTGATGACAGGCATGCCTCAGCTCACCAGCAAAGAAGACATCGAGTACATCCGCGAAGCGCTGACTGTGGGCCGGCCGGAGGAGGAGGCACAGCGCCACCTGCTGGACCAGATAGAGATCTGCAGGGACAAGGGCTGGACCGTGCAGTTCAACTGGTTCCTACACCTGGTGCTGGGCATCAAGCAGGGGGTGGATAAACGCTCGGCTTAG